From Marmota flaviventris isolate mMarFla1 chromosome X, mMarFla1.hap1, whole genome shotgun sequence, the proteins below share one genomic window:
- the LOC139703178 gene encoding PWWP domain-containing DNA repair factor 4-like translates to MDTQYVLCSWKGRLWPAKVLSRSWTLPKYKRRRVLSLQVQILSEDQKLRVKGKDARALNKLEIEALATSARAWSRATVPSGEKRRYRRALRVALEILTEKAHLDQGRKPEEPGTPKVPAEVLQKPASWRPRRKYQGRKGHLWTKKRGQRGSLCGHSEKENDLHGENSQVHTAIRLSPAEKQAEASQGAHQRPDFLPPCGGDRQEEGAEEAGPFARSPTVGEDACAKDEQPAWSPAARLFAAVPKAQHQEAGDTCPETPATSQESTAFAEHAEGPGEGALEGMAASSTCSTPSLHRSLGFAHRKRKLEAPDPKKGLPGRPRPVRSQTMRDARASTIRAGDRPARGAAAGPWAREPCPIKRGTMVWFKFQDHPFWPAVVKSVCKTQKTARVLLIEANLRGERSGIRVPLHRLKHLDCEEKEKLLKRASKAYRQSVNWCLSLISHYRERVGRGSFVGSFLDYYAADASYPMRKAIQDGDLNVNFPKVNYADLEDSEEETSVGVGGKRPCKKLLPDRMRAAWDRANQKLVDFIVKKKGVDHHLLDIVKGRKQSRWLTSFLSENRYVFCIETYLEDEDQLDVVVKHLQEIYEQTDKALLALIRDDKVRFLVEVLLPEAIICSIAALDGLDYKGAEEKYLRGPPVHPREKELFDKDILKQMRKRSRRGRKVVRSLPQPCTSAGASSSPQPIRPPICVKGGASPPP, encoded by the coding sequence ATGGACACCCAGTATGTCCTATGCAGTTGGAAAGGCCGCTTGTGGCCAGCCAAGGTTTTGTCCAGATCTTGGACTTTGCCGAAATATAAGAGGAGAAGGGTGCTTTCTCTCCAAGTCCAGATCCTCTCTGAAGACCAAAAATTGAGAGTGAAGGGCAAAGACGCAAGGGCCCTGAACAAGTTGGAAATCGAAGCCCTGGCCACCTCAGCCCGGGCATGGTCCAGGGCCACTGTGCCATCGGGAGAGAAAAGAAGGTACAGAAGAGCCCTTAGAGTGGCGCTGGAGATTCTGACTGAGAAAGCCCACTTGGATCAAGGAAGAAAACCCGAGGAGCCAGGGACCCCTAAGGTGCCTGCAGAGGTACTCCAAAAGCCAGCCAGCTGGCGACCTCGCAGAAAGTATCAGGGGCGCAAAGGGCACTTGTGGACTAAGAAAAGGGGACAACGGGGATCCCTGTGCGGGCATTCAGAGAAGGAGAACGACCTGCATGGCGAGAACTCCCAGGTGCACACAGCCATCCGCCTGTCTCCAGCTGAAAAGCAAGCAGAGGCATCACAAGGCGCCCACCAGCGTCCAGATTTCCTGCCTCCTTGTGGAGGTGACCGCCAGGAGGAGGGGGCAGAAGAAGCAGGCCCCTTTGCACGTTCCCCCACCGTGGGGGAGGATGCCTGTGCTAAAGACGAACAGCCAGCTTGGTCGCCTGCAGCAAGACTCTTTGCAGCTGTGCCCAAAGCTCAGCACCAAGAGGCGGGGGACACCTGCCCAGAGACCCCGGCTACTTCCCAGGAGAGCACTGCCTTCGCAGAGCATGCAGAGGGCCCAGGCGAGGGTGCCTTGGAAGGGATGGCAGCATCCTCCACCTGCTCCACCCCGAGCCTGCATCGCTCCCTCGGTTTCGCCCACAGGAAAAGGAAGCTCGAGGCGCCAGACCCCAAGAAAGGACTGCCGGGGCGCCCACGCCCTGTGCGCTCCCAGACGATGAGGGACGCCAGGGCCAGCACCATAAGGGCTGGCGATCGACCAGCACGAGGAGCCGCAGCAGGGCCTTGGGCACGCGAGCCCTGCCCTATCAAAAGAGGGACGATGGTCTGGTTCAAGTTTCAGGATCATCCGTTTTGGCCGGCAGTGGTCAAGAGCGTGTGCAAAACCCAGAAGACGGCCCGGGTGCTGTTGATCGAGGCGAACCTGCGCGGGGAACGCAGTGGCATTCGGGTCCCTCTGCACAGGCTGAAGCACCTGGATTGTGAGGAGAAGGAGAAACTCCTGAAGAGAGCCAGCAAGGCATACCGGCAGAGTGTGAACTGGTGCTTGTCGCTCATTTCCCACTACCGAGAGCGGGTCGGTCGGGGCTCTTTCGTGGGCTCCTTCCTGGACTACTATGCGGCCGACGCCAGCTACCCCATGCGCAAAGCCATCCAAGACGGGGACCTGAACGTCAATTTTCCAAAGGTGAATTATGCCGACCTGGAAGATTCCGAGGAGGAGACCTCGGTGGGCGTGGGCGGCAAGAGGCCCTGCAAGAAGCTGCTCCCCGACCGCATGAGGGCCGCTTGGGACCGAGCCAACCAGAAGCTGGTGGACTTCATCGTGAAGAAGAAGGGGGTCGACCACCATCTGCTGGACATCGTGAAGGGCAGGAAGCAGTCCCGGTGGCTGACGTCCTTTCTGAGTGAAAACCGGTACGTGTTCTGCATCGAGACGTACCTGGAGGACGAGGATCAGCTGGACGTCGTCGTCAAGCATCTGCAAGAGATCTACGAGCAAACGGACAAGGCCTTGCTCGCTCTCATCAGAGACGACAAAGTGAGATTTCTTGTGGAAGTCCTGCTGCCAGAAGCGATCATTTGTTCAATCGCTGCGCTGGATGGACTCGACTACAAGGGAGCAGAAGAGAAGTACCTGCGAGGGCCACCCGTGCATCCACGGGAGAAGGAACTGTTTGACAAAGACATCTTGAAGCAGATGAGGAAGAGATCCAGGAGAGGCAGAAAGGTGGTCAGGTCTCTTCCCCAGCCCTGTACCTCCGCAGgggcctcctcctctccccaaccCATCAGGCCGCCCATCTGTGTGAAAGGAGGCGCCTCACCCCCTCCCTAG